From a region of the Helianthus annuus cultivar XRQ/B chromosome 5, HanXRQr2.0-SUNRISE, whole genome shotgun sequence genome:
- the LOC110943342 gene encoding probable transcription factor At5g61620 — protein sequence MSGEEPMKKCVDCGQTGHTSTACNNGKAGILELFGVRIDPTADQSEDDGYEPKSMEVLKMHNNEHGSSIDLEYMSDEHSHDTKKGMPWTEDEHRSFLMGLEKLGRGRWRAISKQYVPSRTPTQVASHAQKFFIRLNSTEDKRKRRSSLFDMPLDEYSLALGASVRPPASPMARTYGVEGYNRFPDVIGYDRSSHIPLVNYMFNGSVHPLDQRTEYSATLVSRSPPITNGERRNTQEPEVETTKD from the exons ATGTCTGGTGAAGAACCCATGAAAAAGTGTGTTGATTGTGGGCAAACTGGTCATACTTCCACAGCATGCAACAATGGAAAAGCTGGTATTCTTGAACTTTTTGGTGTGAGGATTGATCCGACCGCAGATCAAAGTGAAGACGATGGTTACGAGCCCAAAAGTATGGAGGTTTTAAAGATGCACAACAATGAGCATGGTTCCTCCATAGATCTAGAGTATATGTCTGATGAACATAGCCATGATACAAAGAAAG GGATGCCATGGACAGAAGATGAACATAGATCGTTCTTGATGGGTCTAGAAAAGCTTGGAAGAGGTCGCTGGAGAGCGATTTCAAAGCAGTACGTGCCATCAAGAACCCCGACACAAGTAGCCAGCCATGCCCAGAAGTTTTTCATTAGATTGAATTCGACAGAGGACAAAAGGAAACGCCGATCAAGTCTATTTGACATGCCATTAGATGAATAC TCCCTGGCACTAGGAGCATCTGTAAGACCACCAGCTTCACCCATGGCTCGAACCTATGGTGTTGAAGGTTACAACCGGTTCCCGGATGTG ATAGGTTATGATCGTAGCAGCCACATTCCTTTGGTGAATTACATGTTCAATGGAAGTGTTCATCCACTTGACCAAAGGACGGAATATTCTGCTACTCTTGTGTCTCGATCGCCACCCATAACTAACGGGGAGAGGAGGAACACACAAGAGCCTGAAGTTGAGACGACAAAagattag